Proteins from one Candida orthopsilosis Co 90-125, chromosome 2 draft sequence genomic window:
- a CDS encoding Nup170 protein (S. cerevisiae homolog NUP170 has role in protein import into nucleus, docking, protein targeting to membrane, nuclear pore complex assembly, chromosome segregation and localizes to karyopherin docking complex) — MVSLIPSFIGYNGSSSDKYISPTIRSSDAISDGSLKLHQANTTTLNSSRNQLSKRFVEPIGLEVKEANYKINVPDFASLPPLQLGSKLISNINKIDSSIPHDIFYSEGVSKTESSLDNYYFDYENGLKDFSRFEKIEQIDLPDKFFEQHNQTECTTRIGLFPEIERTWIAVDNKLMLWNYRIPQSSFNKSSQFLTIDQIQNSVLNVRLVKPKEGVFSKEITHLLLVSTTTNIQIFLVKYDKGLNNLEILNLDLSVSTHGLAVDSFTVHPKTGDIFFSGETDGVNIWRLDYSNKSTFTKNRCDKVCLTKAGFTSVIPFSGFGFASGASITADSSAKNIPERVVQLEIDGNRDILYSLSNKSVIRVYKLQPKQDHLTEGSTLTPSQIFKSASAIFVDASNFKVFERFKIISIHSISPEESSTVQLIATTSNGSRILLKLGSTTTFSTLLTSSLSAAQALKLNLVNIKFPPAREVPTINNELDAFTRDRQYISQVIANQQKSQLLKNTKIAKIISPGVFLCVKKTKRSDKLFVATANFGYLKKNNKLVEDAEFVKYTSNEDAPYTYIHDVVQLTPSMNATNTPNGYANVAASQYTKEPLRFAVLTNFGLIVYQFKTSDQILRSLTDEVIENFIEENGYEETCSTLLYLACSYGQYSSNDIFQRKAQVLFSTCGNNSRLTETRSVSQPHNLIPHHASSQNYTPHPTVDQVILSDRLYGTCLLLGRFLRDIWDKKVFGALSSVKITPTGSIEIASIKDNKVVIGSLNIDKKQIEYFIGTIVVLIDFFVQNESNIQGLSAPNYSSDPNQFENEVCLRAESIAFTSIFKSLTSMKEAFSFLMVVLEELQGNQENFNALFEFLSLTNQANLLTITFKDLLLPSRDVKVLIKDLLSSIINSNISRGGSIDLIASSLQTRCGSFCSTNDVFIFKAIENLTRAKKIAARDTDLKLRCLRNAVLLFEEAYETLTFDHITNAVEVMVDLEYYSGAIGMLLNIAKKLGNNIKPPNFAYNQVNESLVQRGHLEIESKVKRIYDTVFSVLQKIDGKALKVVESNNQLLINAFLETRDSAYDTCFTSQNEQFQYAFYDWFIDQGISDRLLDVNTPYILPYLEKRSESSVALSNILWLYYAKRERYYDAAKILYALSISQFNLELTQRIEYLSRANGFCNCVCPPNLRSEMIQLSSTIHELFDVANLQLSLLSRIERDSRISKENKEHAIDSLNLKILPISDLFNTYVDPLGYYDLSLLVFKIADYKNSDDILKRWELLFDKLLHDSKSSKEPFYVLLSDEFTLYGPKLSSNDIVFPIEELVKLVKKSLDKAIEGDAVTQKPAKGYLTDLFIKAGVSPERLGYITKISENDV, encoded by the coding sequence ATGGTCAGCCTAATCCCGAGTTTCATTGGATACAATGGCTCATCAAGTGACAAGTACATATCGCCGACGATACGTTCGAGTGATGCGATTTCCGACGGGTCATTGAAATTGCACCAAGCAAATACGACAACTTTAAACTCTTCGCGAAACCAATTGTCGAAACGATTCGTTGAACCTATTGGCTTAGAAGTGAAAGAAGCAAATTATAAGATTAATGTTCCCGATTTTGCCAGCTTGCCGCCATTACAATTAGGGTCCAAACTTATCTCCAATATAAACAAGATTGATTCAAGCATTCCTCATGACATCTTCTATTCGGAGGGTGTCAGCAAAACAGAGTCAAGTTTAGACAATTACTACTTTGATTATGAAAATGgattgaaagatttttcCCGTTTCGAAAAGATTGAGCAGATTGATTTGCCTGATAAATTTTTCGAGCAACACAATCAGACTGAATGTACCACTAGAATTGGTTTATTCCCTGAAATTGAACGCACGTGGATTGCTGTTGATAATAAGTTGATGTTATGGAACTACAGAATTCCTCaatcatcattcaacaagtcaTCTCAATTTCTcacaattgatcaaattcaaaattccGTGTTGAATGTCAGATTGGTTAAACCAAAAGAAGGggtgttttcaaaagagaTTACCCATTTATTACTTGTTTCAACTACTAcaaatattcaaatcttCTTGGTCAAATATGACAAGGGCCTTAACAATTTGGAGATTTTGAATCTTGACCTTTCCGTTTCTACCCATGGTTTGGCTGTTGACAGCTTTACAGTACATCCCAAAACTGGAGACATATTTTTCAGCGGAGAAACTGATGGGGTTAACATTTGGAGGTTAGACTACTCAAATAAGTCAACTTTTACCAAAAACAGGTGTGACAAAGTGTGCTTGACCAAGGCAGGATTTACAAGTGTCATTCCGTTTCTGGGATTTGGCTTTGCATCTGGGGCATCTATCACCGCAGACTCGTCGGCAAAAAATATACCGGAGAGGGTTGTTCAATTGGAGATAGATGGAAATAGAGATATATTGTACTCGCTTTCAAACAAATCGGTCATTCGTGTCTACAAGCTTCAACCAAAACAAGACCACCTCACGGAAGGTAGCACATTAACTCCTagtcaaattttcaaatctgCATCTGCAATTTTTGTCGATGCAAGCAACTTCAAAGTATTCGAacgtttcaaaattattaGCATTCACAGTATTTCACCAGAGGAGTCATCTACGGTGCAGTTAATTGCAACTACAAGCAATGGATCACGGATTTTGCTTAAATTGGggtcaacaacaacattttcaactttactCACTTCTTCGTTATCAGCAGCACAGGCTTTAAAGCTCAATCTCGTCAACATTAAATTTCCTCCGGCAAGAGAAGTTCCCACTATTAATAACGAGCTTGATGCGTTTACTAGAGATAGACAGTACATCTCCCAAGTGATTgcaaaccaacaaaaatcCCAGCTTCtcaaaaacacaaaaatTGCTAAAATTATCAGTCCAGGAGTGTTCCTTTGTGTGAAAAAGACTAAAAGATCGGACAAATTGTTTGTCGCCACTGCTAATTTTGGCTATCTtaagaaaaacaataagCTTGTTGAAGATGCCGAGTTTGTGAAATATACATCTAATGAGGACGCACCCTATACATATATTCATGATGTTGTCCAACTAACCCCATCAATGAATGCTACAAATACACCAAATGGATATGCCAATGTAGCTGCCAGTCAGTATACTAAAGAACCATTGAGGTTTGCTGTGTTGACCAACTTTGGGCttattgtttatcaattcAAGACATCGGACCAAATATTAAGATCCTTGACTGATGAAGTCATTGAAAActttattgaagaaaatggaTACGAAGAAACATGTTCGACTTTGTTGTACTTAGCCTGCTCATATGGGCAGTACAGCTCGAACGATATTTTCCAAAGGAAGGCTCAGGTTTTGTTTTCGACTTGTGGAAACAATTCCAGGTTGACTGAAACCAGGTCAGTATCTCAACCGCACAACTTGATCCCCCACCATGCACTGCTGCAGAATTATACCCCACACCCTACCGTGGACCAAGTAATACTCAGTGACCGATTATACGGCACATGTTTGCTATTGGGAAGATTCCTTCGTGATATATGGGACAAAAAGGTATTTGGTGCATTGCTGAGTGTCAAAATCACGCCTACAGGACTGATCGAAATTGCAAGTATTAAGGATAACAAGGTTGTTATTGGAAGCTTGAATATTGACAAGAAGCAGATCGAGTATTTCATTGGAACCATTGTGGTATTAATTGacttttttgttcaaaatgaaaGCAACATCCAAGGTTTGAGTGCTCCAAATTATAGTTCtgatccaaatcaatttgaaaacgaAGTATGCTTGAGAGCTGAAAGTATTGCCTTTACATCAATTTTTAAATCCTTAACCTCGATGAAAGAagcattttcttttcttatGGTTGTTTTGGAAGAGCTTCAAGGGAACcaagaaaattttaatgCACTTTTTGAGTTTCTATCACTCACAAACCAAGCTAATCTTTTGACAATTACTTTCAAGGACTTGTTGTTGCCATCGAGGGATGTTAAGGTGTTAATCAAAGATCTTTTATCGTCCATCATAAACAGCAATATTAGCAGAGGTGGGTCGATTGACTTGATTGCATCCTCCTTGCAAACACGATGTGGATCTTTTTGCTCCACAAACGACGTCTTCATATTCAAGGCTATTGAGAATCTTACTCGCGCCAAGAAGATTGCCGCTCGGGATACTGACCTAAAGTTGAGATGTTTGAGAAACGctgttcttttgtttgaagaagctTACGAGACATTAACATTCGACCATATAACGAACGCGGTAGAAGTCATGGTGGATTTAGAGTATTACTCCGGTGCCATTggaatgttgttgaacatCGCTAAAAAATTGGGAAACAATATTAAACCTCCTAATTTTGCATACAATCAGGTGAATGAAAGCTTGGTCCAACGGGGACATTTAGAAATTGAGTCAAAGGTGAAGAGGATTTACGATACGGTATTTTCTGTTTtacaaaagattgatgGGAAAGCGTTAAAGGTCGTGGAATCAAATAATCAACTTCTTATCAATGCGTTTTTGGAAACCAGAGATCTGGCTTATGACACATGTTTTACTTCGCAAAATGAACAGTTCCAGTACGCATTTTACGATTGGTTCATCGATCAAGGAATAAGCGATAGATTGTTGGATGTCAATACACCATATATTTTGCcatatttggaaaaaagaTCGGAAAGTAGTGTTGCTTTGAGCAACATATTATGGTTGTACTATGCAAAGAGAGAACGGTATTACGATGCTGCAAAGATTTTGTACGCCTTATCcatttctcaattcaacCTTGAATTAACTCAGCGGATTGAGTACTTGTCGAGAGCAAATGGATTTTGTAATTGCGTATGTCCACCAAATTTGAGACTGGAGATGATTCAACTTTCGTCAACTATTCACGAACTTTTTGATGTGGCAAATCTACAATTGAGTTTGCTCAGCAGAATCGAAAGGGATTCGAGAATCAGTAAGGAAAATAAAGAACATGCCATAGATTCGTTAAATCTTAAAATTTTACCAATAAGtgatttgttcaatacGTACGTTGACCCGTTAGGGTATTACGATTTGTCACTTTTAGTTTTTAAGATCGCAGACTACAAAAACAGtgatgatattttgaaaagatgggagttgttgtttgacAAATTGTTGCATGATTCCAAAAGTTCGAAAGAGCCATTCTATGTTCTATTGAGTGACGAGTTCACCCTTTATGGGCCCAAATTGTCCTCTAATGACATCGTTTTTCCAATCGAGGAACTTGTAAAGTTGGTGAAGAAAAGTCTTGATAAAGCAATTGAAGGTGATGCTGTTACACAGAAGCCCGCAAAAGGATATTTGACTGACTTGTTTATTAAAGCTGGTGTGAGTCCTGAACGGTTAGGGTATATTACGAAGATTTCGGAGAACGATGTTTGA
- a CDS encoding Rim1 single-stranded DNA-binding protein has translation MLRAFTRSFSSTFPKKNFANGQLFGRVGNVDFKESANGVKYVRYSLAVNKFRKGDDAITDWYNITIFDEEELQKAEKALRVGNKMIVDVTLRLDKFEDPDTKKVQTRTSLIQKHAEIVQWGKRPDEDKAEATE, from the coding sequence ATGTTGAGAGCCTTCACTAGATCATTCTCGTCCACCTTCCCCAAAAAGAACTTTGCCAACGGTCAATTGTTTGGTAGAGTTGGAAATGTGGACTTTAAAGAGTCAGCAAATGGAGTCAAGTATGTCAGGTATTCCTTGGCTGTGAATAAGTTTAGAAAAGGTGATGATGCAATCACCGATTGGTACAACATCACCAtctttgatgaagaggaattACAAAAAGCAGAAAAGGCATTAAGAGTTGGAAACAAgatgattgttgatgtaacCTTAAGacttgacaaatttgaagatcCAGACACGAAGAAAGTTCAAACCAGAACTTCCCTCATCCAAAAACATGCTGAGATTGTACAATGGGGTAAGAGACCTGATGAGGACAAAGCTGAGGCTACGGAATAA